One part of the Phycisphaerae bacterium genome encodes these proteins:
- a CDS encoding AraC family transcriptional regulator, whose product MKIARAGILGNLLASRRLEDIDVRFVGYRPGQEMRRHAHGWMSVTLVLSGILQETVEGRTVTCRPLSLVVKPEGAEHETRAGPIGAMTLNFRLERQAVRQLVRRGVDIGQCGLLSAGTSTALLLEHLRTQDAAPFQTSDILADAILGCMDASLPAETAGCAEHTVAMSRGSTRAAANSADMHPVSYARRFRRTMGVAPSQWRIRQRVSHAACGLANGHEQVVQIALAAGFSDQAHLCRLYKRETGLTPNRYRQLIRSFLAENRHESPQFHLFNTSPPTSPRLWPE is encoded by the coding sequence GTGAAAATCGCGCGCGCGGGCATTCTGGGCAATCTGTTGGCGTCCCGCCGGCTGGAGGACATCGACGTACGTTTCGTGGGCTACCGGCCGGGACAGGAGATGCGCCGCCACGCCCACGGTTGGATGAGCGTGACGTTGGTACTTTCCGGCATCCTCCAGGAGACCGTGGAGGGTCGGACTGTCACGTGTCGTCCACTATCGCTGGTCGTCAAACCGGAAGGGGCGGAACACGAAACTCGCGCCGGGCCGATTGGGGCAATGACCCTCAACTTCCGCCTTGAACGGCAAGCGGTGCGTCAACTCGTGCGCCGTGGGGTAGATATTGGGCAATGCGGACTCCTGAGCGCCGGCACCAGCACAGCGTTGTTGCTCGAACATTTGCGTACGCAGGACGCGGCCCCCTTCCAAACATCCGACATTCTGGCTGACGCGATCCTCGGGTGCATGGACGCCAGTCTCCCGGCGGAAACGGCGGGTTGTGCAGAGCACACCGTCGCGATGTCGCGGGGATCGACGCGGGCGGCTGCGAACTCGGCTGACATGCATCCCGTCTCCTATGCCAGGCGATTTCGCCGAACCATGGGCGTCGCGCCGTCGCAGTGGCGCATCCGACAGCGGGTGTCGCACGCCGCGTGCGGTTTGGCCAACGGTCACGAGCAGGTCGTCCAGATTGCCCTCGCGGCCGGTTTCTCCGATCAGGCGCATCTCTGCCGGTTGTACAAGCGAGAGACCGGCCTGACGCCGAACCGGTACCGCCAGCTCATCCGATCTTTTCTGGCCGAAAACCGCCACGAATCTCCTCAGTTCCATTTGTTCAATACCTCACCGCCCACCTCACCTAGATTGTGGCCCGAGTAG